Proteins encoded together in one Impatiens glandulifera chromosome 1, dImpGla2.1, whole genome shotgun sequence window:
- the LOC124936691 gene encoding uncharacterized protein LOC124936691, whose amino-acid sequence MMNIVAMIFAFGTIVVAHLLPYGFTYATTTFMNFSKPKGTLKTIKSDNGDVIDCIDIYKQIAFDNPLIKSLQLNLYLDKQMKIDNSLPENKLVQGWHRNGKCPFQTVPILRTLKNQFKSFQPFPAIKYADFKKHEHAAVWNKKGEYHGTSAKFSVSNPRTEKNDFSLSQLWLASGLNTLKLNSIEAGWTRDSYGKTGCYNLRCPGFVQTSQTFALGSPLELPISTHDKKSSDIQISIYKVLFDLDYSDN is encoded by the exons ATGATGAATATTGTTGCAATGATCTTTGCATTTGGGACAATAGTCGTAGCCCATTTGTTACCCTATGGATTTACATATGCCACTACGACATTCATgaacttttcaaaacccaaaggAACACTTAAAACCATCAAG AGTGACAACGGAGATGTTATCGATTGCATTGATATCTACAAACAAATCGCTTTCGATAATCCATTGATTAAGAGTTTGCAACTCAATCTATACTTGGACAAGCAG ATGAAAATAGATAACTCTCTCCCCGAGAATAAACTTGTCCAGGGCTGGCATAGAAATGGCAAATGCCCATTTCAAACAGTCCCTATTCTAAGAACCCTTAAGAATCAATTTAAGTCGTTTCAGCCATTTCCAGCCATCAAATATGCTGACTTTAAGAAGCATGAG caTGCAGCGGTATGGAATAAGAAAGGAGAATACCATGGAACTTCTGCAAAATTCAGTGTTTCGAATCCTCGAACTGAGAAAAATGATTTTAGCTTATCGCAACTTTGGCTTGCATCTGGGCTTAACACATTGAAATTAAACTCCATTGAAGCCGGTTGGACA AGAGATTCCTATGGCAAAACAGGATGTTATAACCTAAGATGCCCTGGCTTCGTGCAAACAAGCCAAACTTTTGCCCTCGGCTCTCCCCTAGAATTACCGATTTCCACACATGACAAGAAATCGAGCGACATACAAATTTCTATCTATAag GTCTTGTTCGATCTGGATTATTCGGATAACTAG
- the LOC124936681 gene encoding uncharacterized protein LOC124936681 translates to MMNIVAMIFAFGTIVVAHLLPYGFTYATTTFMNFSKPKGTLKTIKSDNGDVIDCIDIYKQIAFDNPLIKSLQLNLYLDKQMKIDNSLPENKLVQGWHRNGKCPFQTVPILRTLKNQFKSFQPFPAIKYADFKKHEHAAVWNKKGEYHGTSAKFSVSNPRTEKNDFSLSQLWLASGLNTLKLNSIEAGWTRDSYGKTGCYNLRCPGFVQTSQTFALGSPLELPISTHDKKSSDIQISIYKVLFDLDYSDN, encoded by the exons ATGATGAATATTGTTGCAATGATCTTTGCATTTGGGACAATAGTCGTAGCCCATTTGTTACCCTATGGATTTACATATGCCACTACGACATTCATgaacttttcaaaacccaaaggAACACTTAAAACCATCAAG AGTGACAACGGAGATGTTATCGATTGCATTGATATCTACAAACAAATCGCTTTCGATAATCCATTGATTAAGAGTTTGCAACTCAATCTATACTTGGACAAGCAG ATGAAAATAGATAACTCTCTCCCCGAGAATAAACTTGTCCAGGGCTGGCATAGAAATGGCAAATGCCCATTTCAAACAGTCCCTATTCTAAGAACCCTTAAGAATCAATTTAAGTCGTTTCAGCCATTTCCAGCCATCAAATATGCTGACTTTAAGAAGCATGAG CATGCAGCGGTATGGAATAAGAAAGGAGAATACCATGGAACTTCTGCAAAATTCAGTGTTTCGAATCCTCGAACTGAGAAAAATGATTTTAGCTTATCGCAACTTTGGCTTGCATCTGGGCTTAACACATTGAAATTAAACTCCATTGAAGCCGGTTGGACA AGAGATTCCTATGGCAAAACAGGATGTTATAACCTAAGATGCCCTGGCTTCGTGCAAACAAGCCAAACTTTTGCCCTCGGCTCTCCCCTAGAATTACCGATTTCCACACATGACAAGAAATCGAGCGACATACAAATTTCTATCTATAag GTCTTGTTCGATCTGGATTATTCGGATAACTAG